The proteins below come from a single Vibrio natriegens NBRC 15636 = ATCC 14048 = DSM 759 genomic window:
- a CDS encoding cbb3-type cytochrome oxidase subunit 3 — protein sequence MDFGTIHSVYTVVLFASFIGIVWWAFSKKRKSRFEEDAYLVFADEEQATPHNQGVKK from the coding sequence ATGGATTTCGGTACGATTCATAGTGTTTATACCGTTGTGCTCTTCGCCAGTTTTATCGGCATTGTATGGTGGGCATTTAGCAAGAAACGTAAATCGCGTTTCGAAGAAGATGCTTACCTGGTCTTTGCTGACGAAGAACAAGCGACCCCACATAACCAAGGAGTGAAGAAGTAA
- the potB gene encoding spermidine/putrescine ABC transporter permease PotB yields the protein MITKKINLQNAIITLIVGWLTLFVLVPNLMIIGTSFLTRDEANLIELTFTLDNYVRLLDPLYAKVLMHSFYMAIIATLLCLVIGYPFAYIVAKMPEKWRPFMLFLVIVPFWTNSLIRTYGLKIVLGTQGILNKSLMAMEIIDKPLRLMYTETAVMIGLVYILLPFMILPLYSAIEKLDNTYIEAAKDLGANKFQTITKVILPLTMPGIIGGCLLVLLPALGMFYISDLLGGAKNLLIGNVIKSQVLNARDWPFGAATSIALTIAMAIMLYAYYRAGKLLNKKVELD from the coding sequence ATGATAACCAAGAAGATTAATCTTCAGAACGCAATCATTACCCTAATTGTTGGTTGGCTGACACTGTTTGTGTTGGTGCCAAACTTGATGATTATCGGTACAAGTTTCTTAACGCGTGACGAAGCGAACCTAATCGAACTCACCTTTACGTTGGATAACTACGTTCGTCTGTTGGATCCGCTGTATGCGAAAGTGCTCATGCACTCGTTCTACATGGCGATCATTGCGACGTTATTGTGTTTAGTGATTGGTTACCCATTTGCGTATATCGTCGCGAAAATGCCAGAGAAATGGCGTCCGTTTATGCTGTTTTTGGTGATTGTACCCTTCTGGACGAACTCGTTGATCCGTACGTACGGCTTAAAGATTGTTTTGGGTACTCAAGGCATTTTGAATAAGTCGCTGATGGCGATGGAAATCATCGATAAGCCGCTGCGACTTATGTATACCGAAACGGCGGTAATGATTGGTCTCGTGTACATCTTGCTTCCATTTATGATTCTGCCGCTTTATTCAGCGATTGAGAAACTAGACAACACCTACATCGAAGCTGCGAAAGATTTGGGCGCGAACAAGTTTCAGACGATTACCAAAGTTATCCTGCCTTTGACGATGCCTGGCATCATCGGTGGCTGTTTATTGGTGCTACTTCCTGCGCTTGGCATGTTCTATATCTCGGACCTTCTGGGCGGCGCGAAGAACCTGTTGATAGGTAACGTAATCAAGAGCCAGGTGTTGAATGCACGTGATTGGCCATTTGGTGCTGCAACCAGTATTGCGCTCACCATTGC
- the ccoS gene encoding cbb3-type cytochrome oxidase assembly protein CcoS, whose product MESIYILIPIAIVLVCVAVAIFLWAVRSDQFEDLERQGHNILLDEEDKSDNKKS is encoded by the coding sequence ATGGAAAGCATATATATCTTAATTCCCATTGCCATTGTTCTGGTATGCGTTGCTGTCGCTATTTTCCTTTGGGCTGTCCGCAGTGATCAGTTTGAAGATCTCGAGCGTCAAGGTCACAACATTCTTCTTGATGAAGAAGACAAATCAGACAATAAGAAATCGTAA
- a CDS encoding heavy metal translocating P-type ATPase yields MCKSCYHCGEDVPANTDFKVEILGEVRDMCCPGCQTVAQTIIDSGLVSYYQYRTAPAEKADLVPEQLQALIHYDNEDVQSEFVRNHDNVSEVTLSLDGVSCAACAWLIEKQVSNTKGLVSIRVNTTTNRALLAWDKTQVRLSELLAAIHKLGYKAAPFEADVQEASYHQMMKQYLYRLGIAGLATMQVMMLAVALYLEVFGDLEPEFKNYFRWVSLIFATPVLLYSALPFYLNAWRSIKGRTLGMDVPVSIALIFAYVASLVATFTEQGEVFFESISMFTFFLLVGRFLEMRARRKAAAASGNLLKLIPAIATTLDGEQIPVKTLKIGDRIRVLPGEHIPADGKVISGRIHIDESMLTGESVHVVKKEGDAVFAGTLNGDESFELEVTSSKADSVISNIVRLQDEAQHSKPKIAEIADVVARYFVGAILIISAGTWLYWHQTKPDDAFWIMLSVLVATCPCALSLATPTALTCATSRMGNFGILLRKGHVFETLCKVNHLVVDKTGTLTKGDIEISRTSVFGEISESESLALAAALEAHANHPIARSFAQYANEDVVVSEVKNVIGSGIEGLWNGKNVKIGSAAFVVNEGCDESNAVYLSVNGEHAATFYYRDPIRKESQAFIQRFAEAGIKTTLLTGDSIQNAQPVADEIGIDHVIASAKPEDKLAYLKSLDSDDITMMVGDGINDAPTLAGAHLSVAMGGGTDVAKASADMTLLGDNLEKLLEARLLALRTRKIIRENLAWSLGYNLLILPLAVAGLVAPYVAVVGMSASSIIVVSNSLRLLKEK; encoded by the coding sequence ATGTGTAAATCCTGTTATCACTGCGGTGAAGATGTACCAGCCAACACGGATTTTAAGGTAGAAATACTTGGTGAAGTCCGTGATATGTGCTGCCCTGGTTGTCAGACAGTGGCACAAACGATCATTGATAGTGGTCTCGTTTCCTATTACCAGTACCGTACAGCGCCAGCTGAAAAAGCAGATCTCGTACCAGAGCAACTTCAAGCGCTGATTCACTACGATAATGAAGATGTCCAGTCAGAGTTTGTACGTAATCACGACAATGTTTCTGAAGTGACACTCTCTCTAGATGGTGTCTCTTGCGCAGCTTGTGCATGGTTGATCGAAAAACAAGTCTCCAACACCAAAGGTTTGGTTTCTATTCGCGTTAATACAACGACAAACCGAGCGTTACTTGCTTGGGATAAAACCCAGGTTCGTTTGAGTGAGTTGCTTGCCGCGATTCATAAGTTGGGCTACAAGGCCGCACCATTTGAAGCTGACGTTCAAGAAGCCTCTTATCATCAAATGATGAAGCAATACCTTTACCGTTTAGGTATTGCAGGCCTTGCAACCATGCAGGTCATGATGCTTGCAGTGGCATTGTATCTGGAAGTTTTTGGTGACCTGGAACCAGAGTTTAAAAACTACTTTCGCTGGGTCAGCTTGATATTCGCCACACCTGTGCTTCTCTACTCGGCACTTCCTTTCTATCTAAATGCCTGGCGAAGCATCAAAGGGCGCACATTGGGTATGGATGTGCCCGTCTCAATCGCGCTCATTTTTGCCTATGTCGCCAGCCTGGTCGCCACGTTTACCGAGCAAGGAGAAGTCTTTTTCGAATCGATTTCGATGTTTACTTTCTTCCTTCTTGTAGGACGTTTCCTCGAGATGCGTGCTCGTCGTAAAGCAGCAGCGGCAAGTGGTAACCTACTTAAGTTGATTCCAGCTATTGCGACGACCTTAGATGGCGAGCAAATCCCAGTAAAGACACTGAAAATTGGTGATCGTATTCGCGTTCTGCCAGGTGAGCACATTCCTGCGGACGGTAAAGTTATTTCTGGTCGTATTCATATCGATGAATCCATGCTAACCGGTGAGTCAGTTCATGTGGTTAAGAAAGAAGGCGATGCTGTTTTTGCGGGGACGCTTAACGGCGATGAATCGTTTGAACTGGAAGTGACGAGCTCTAAAGCGGACTCCGTCATTTCAAATATTGTACGTCTGCAAGATGAAGCTCAGCATTCAAAACCCAAAATTGCAGAAATCGCAGATGTGGTGGCGCGTTACTTTGTTGGTGCGATACTGATTATTTCGGCAGGCACTTGGTTGTATTGGCACCAAACTAAACCTGATGATGCGTTCTGGATCATGCTGTCAGTGTTGGTTGCGACCTGCCCTTGTGCACTGTCTTTGGCAACACCAACAGCGTTGACTTGTGCGACGTCAAGAATGGGTAACTTCGGTATTTTACTGCGTAAGGGCCACGTTTTTGAAACATTGTGCAAAGTGAATCACCTTGTCGTCGATAAAACTGGAACCCTGACAAAAGGTGATATCGAAATCAGCCGTACGAGTGTTTTTGGTGAGATTTCCGAGTCTGAAAGTCTCGCACTAGCCGCTGCACTGGAAGCTCATGCTAACCACCCTATTGCTCGTTCATTTGCGCAGTACGCGAACGAAGATGTGGTTGTGTCAGAGGTGAAAAACGTTATTGGCTCTGGTATCGAAGGCTTATGGAACGGTAAAAACGTGAAAATCGGCAGCGCCGCGTTTGTCGTCAATGAAGGCTGTGATGAAAGTAACGCAGTGTATTTGTCGGTCAATGGAGAACATGCCGCGACGTTTTATTATCGCGACCCAATTCGTAAAGAAAGTCAGGCCTTTATCCAGCGTTTTGCCGAAGCAGGTATCAAGACCACATTACTTACTGGCGATTCAATACAAAATGCTCAGCCTGTTGCGGATGAAATCGGTATCGACCATGTGATCGCATCTGCAAAACCAGAAGACAAACTCGCGTATCTTAAGAGCCTGGATAGTGATGACATTACTATGATGGTTGGTGATGGTATCAACGATGCGCCGACACTGGCTGGCGCTCACCTGTCGGTAGCGATGGGCGGTGGCACAGACGTAGCAAAAGCATCCGCTGATATGACGCTACTGGGTGATAATCTGGAGAAATTATTAGAAGCTCGTTTGCTTGCGCTTCGTACAAGAAAAATCATCCGAGAAAACTTGGCTTGGTCTTTGGGCTACAACCTATTAATTTTGCCGCTGGCGGTTGCGGGATTAGTTGCACCGTATGTTGCCGTTGTCGGAATGTCTGCAAGCTCAATTATCGTGGTATCCAACTCGTTGCGACTTCTAAAAGAGAAATAA
- a CDS encoding FNR family transcription factor — protein sequence MISEKPATKRVQSGGCAIHCQDCSISQLCIPFTLNESELDQLDQIIERKKPIQKGQELFKAGDELKSLYAIRSGTIKSYTITEQGDEQITAFHLAGDLVGFDAITGDCHPSFAQALETSMVCEIPYEILDDLSGKMPKLRQQIMRLMSNEIKGDQEMILLLSKKNAEERLAAFLYNLSTRFSQRGFSPREFRLTMTRGDIGNYLGLTVETISRLLGRFQKSEILSVKGKYITILDHDALMELAGVTTE from the coding sequence ATGATTTCTGAAAAACCTGCAACAAAGCGTGTCCAATCAGGTGGTTGTGCAATTCACTGCCAAGATTGTAGCATCAGTCAGTTGTGTATCCCATTCACTCTGAATGAATCTGAACTTGATCAGCTTGACCAAATCATTGAGCGTAAAAAGCCGATTCAAAAAGGCCAAGAGCTATTCAAAGCGGGCGATGAGCTTAAGTCTTTGTACGCTATCCGTTCTGGCACAATCAAGAGCTATACAATCACTGAACAAGGCGACGAGCAAATCACGGCGTTTCACTTAGCTGGTGACCTCGTGGGCTTTGACGCGATTACTGGTGACTGCCACCCTAGTTTTGCCCAAGCGTTAGAAACGTCTATGGTTTGTGAAATTCCATACGAAATTCTAGATGACTTGTCAGGTAAGATGCCTAAACTACGTCAGCAAATTATGCGTTTGATGAGTAACGAAATCAAAGGCGATCAGGAGATGATCCTGCTGCTTTCTAAGAAGAACGCTGAAGAGCGTCTGGCTGCATTCCTGTACAACCTATCAACACGCTTTTCTCAACGTGGCTTTAGTCCTAGAGAGTTCCGCCTAACGATGACTCGTGGTGATATTGGTAACTACCTTGGTCTGACCGTTGAAACGATCAGCCGTCTGTTGGGACGTTTCCAAAAATCTGAGATCTTAAGTGTAAAAGGTAAATATATCACTATCTTAGATCACGATGCGCTAATGGAACTTGCAGGCGTCACAACAGAGTAA
- a CDS encoding sulfite exporter TauE/SafE family protein, translating to MNPDFIGALMIGLVGSGHCMGMCGGIASLLSLGSSQDKSSPLIPLFYNMGRLSSYALFGALIGGAISGLSELSGLAHSLAWLRLVAAIFMILVALYVAKWWQGLLVVEKLGQSLWKFISPAGKSLLPLKSAIHALPFGFVWGWLPCGLVYSALTWSAVSGSAVNGGLIMLAFGVGTLPSMLAVSYGASYFQKLQKSLIFRNISALILISYGTYTAVGAMQMLGFI from the coding sequence ATGAATCCTGATTTTATTGGAGCATTAATGATCGGACTCGTTGGGTCCGGTCACTGTATGGGCATGTGTGGTGGCATTGCCTCTCTCCTCTCACTAGGCTCGTCACAAGACAAAAGTTCCCCTCTCATTCCACTGTTCTACAACATGGGCCGACTATCCAGCTACGCCTTGTTTGGCGCACTTATTGGTGGCGCTATTTCTGGATTGAGTGAATTAAGCGGATTGGCGCACTCTCTCGCGTGGCTTCGCTTAGTCGCAGCAATATTTATGATTTTAGTCGCTCTTTATGTGGCTAAATGGTGGCAAGGTCTACTAGTTGTAGAAAAACTCGGTCAGAGCCTTTGGAAGTTTATATCGCCTGCTGGAAAGAGCCTGTTACCGTTAAAAAGCGCAATTCATGCACTGCCGTTCGGTTTTGTTTGGGGATGGCTACCATGTGGCTTGGTTTATTCGGCATTGACGTGGTCTGCTGTTTCCGGAAGTGCAGTAAACGGTGGTTTGATCATGCTCGCCTTTGGCGTGGGGACCCTTCCTTCGATGCTTGCTGTGAGTTACGGGGCAAGCTACTTTCAGAAACTACAAAAATCATTAATATTTAGAAACATCTCTGCATTAATTCTTATTAGTTATGGAACGTATACTGCGGTGGGTGCCATGCAAATGCTTGGTTTCATATAA
- a CDS encoding DUF2987 domain-containing protein — protein MKKLSLSLLGTAALMLAAPATQAQEYMFTYSKLYTQLKNNNKEGHDDVKVGVFFVNADTKQLCNIEKAWMEKEEHYEEFVIPASKELPLPIDKNLKSANPLVFVQTPIDTRCDYSLVVMTKEPLQGNVSYEQLAPLMPQMQSMLEDLGGMFAGWFTPDVQGVTMEFSNGLDSTISFSNGTEKPIVNGKVQVALSEIGEGGTMTLPEPTMRVLPYLPKAK, from the coding sequence ATGAAAAAGTTAAGCCTAAGTTTACTGGGTACAGCGGCGCTAATGTTAGCGGCCCCTGCAACACAAGCTCAAGAATACATGTTTACCTATTCGAAGCTTTATACTCAGTTAAAGAATAACAACAAGGAAGGCCACGACGATGTAAAAGTCGGCGTATTTTTCGTTAACGCAGATACTAAACAGCTGTGTAACATTGAAAAAGCCTGGATGGAAAAAGAAGAGCACTACGAAGAATTCGTTATTCCAGCCTCCAAAGAACTTCCGCTTCCAATCGATAAAAACCTTAAATCGGCGAATCCTTTAGTCTTCGTTCAGACTCCTATAGACACTCGCTGCGATTACTCATTGGTTGTTATGACGAAAGAGCCATTACAGGGTAACGTATCCTATGAACAGTTAGCGCCGTTAATGCCTCAGATGCAAAGCATGTTAGAAGACTTAGGCGGCATGTTTGCTGGCTGGTTTACTCCTGATGTGCAAGGCGTGACGATGGAATTCAGCAATGGCCTGGATAGCACGATTTCATTCTCTAATGGAACAGAAAAGCCAATTGTAAATGGCAAAGTACAAGTTGCTTTGAGCGAGATCGGTGAGGGTGGGACGATGACGCTGCCAGAGCCAACCATGCGAGTTCTGCCTTATCTACCGAAGGCAAAATAA
- the ttcA gene encoding tRNA 2-thiocytidine(32) synthetase TtcA: protein MNQKDTRKETLEFNKLQKRLRRNVGNAITEYNMIEEGDVVMACISGGKDSFAMLDILLNLQKAAPIKFEVVAVNLDQKQPGFPEHILPEYFETLDIPYYIVDKDTYSVVKEKVPEGKTTCGLCSRLRRGTLYSFAEKIGATKLALGHHMDDIVETMFLNMFHGSRLKAMPPKLRSDDGRNVVIRPLTYCREKDLIKYAEHKDFPIIPCNLCGSQENLQRQSIKAMLIEWDKKTPGRVEAIFKSIQNVSPSQLADKELFDFVNLPLDREGNREEYEFNEAVVSSTNIDESMFIDVTNI, encoded by the coding sequence ATGAACCAGAAAGATACAAGAAAAGAAACCCTTGAATTCAACAAGCTTCAGAAACGCCTGAGAAGAAATGTTGGAAATGCCATTACCGAATACAACATGATTGAAGAAGGTGATGTTGTCATGGCATGTATAAGTGGTGGTAAAGATTCATTTGCGATGCTGGATATCCTGCTGAATCTTCAAAAAGCTGCCCCAATTAAGTTTGAAGTGGTTGCAGTAAACCTCGATCAGAAACAGCCAGGCTTCCCAGAACATATTCTTCCAGAGTATTTCGAAACGCTTGATATCCCTTACTACATCGTAGACAAGGATACTTACTCGGTTGTAAAAGAAAAAGTGCCAGAAGGTAAGACGACGTGTGGCCTATGTTCACGTCTGCGTCGCGGTACACTTTATTCGTTTGCTGAGAAGATTGGTGCGACTAAGCTTGCTTTAGGTCACCACATGGATGACATCGTTGAAACCATGTTCCTAAACATGTTTCATGGTTCGCGTCTAAAGGCGATGCCTCCAAAGCTGCGTTCGGATGATGGTCGAAATGTGGTTATCCGTCCACTGACGTACTGCCGTGAAAAAGATTTAATCAAATACGCAGAGCACAAAGATTTCCCAATCATTCCTTGTAACTTGTGTGGTTCTCAAGAGAACTTGCAGCGCCAATCGATCAAAGCAATGTTGATTGAATGGGATAAGAAGACTCCTGGACGCGTCGAAGCGATTTTCAAATCAATTCAGAACGTAAGCCCAAGCCAATTGGCTGACAAAGAGTTGTTTGACTTTGTTAACCTTCCACTCGATCGCGAAGGTAACCGTGAAGAGTACGAGTTCAATGAAGCGGTCGTCTCTTCAACGAACATTGATGAATCTATGTTCATTGATGTGACAAACATCTGA
- the potA gene encoding spermidine/putrescine ABC transporter ATP-binding protein PotA codes for MAKVTSIGVNPNLNVGEIQTLNAKQQAGNPVIRLSGISKSFDGKEIISNLNLDVNHGEFLTILGPSGCGKTTVLRMVAGFEAVDNGQIILDNQDVTQVPAEQRHVNTVFQSYALFPHMTVYENVAFGLRMQKTPAAEIEPRVMEALRMVRLEKMAQRKPHQLSGGQQQRIAIARAVVNKPKVLLLDESLSALDYKLRKQMQIELKQLQRQLGITFIFVTHDQEEALSMSDRIIVMRDGVIEQDGSPREIYEEPKNLFVARFIGEINVFNATMLERIDEKRIRADIEGVVSVVYYDDEAQAGDKLQVLLRPEDLRIEEIKESEEKGIVGHVTERTYKGMTLDSVIELDSGMRVMVSEFFNEDDPDVDHSLGQKVAITWVESWEVVLNDNQED; via the coding sequence ATGGCTAAAGTCACATCAATTGGCGTAAACCCAAATTTGAACGTGGGAGAAATACAGACGTTGAACGCTAAACAGCAAGCAGGAAATCCAGTTATTCGTTTATCTGGCATTAGTAAGAGTTTTGATGGTAAGGAAATCATCAGCAATTTAAATCTGGATGTTAATCATGGTGAGTTTCTAACGATTCTTGGTCCATCAGGTTGTGGTAAAACAACCGTTTTGCGCATGGTCGCGGGCTTTGAGGCGGTAGATAACGGTCAAATTATTTTGGATAACCAAGATGTTACTCAGGTTCCTGCTGAACAACGACACGTCAACACCGTATTCCAAAGTTACGCACTATTTCCACATATGACTGTTTATGAAAACGTTGCGTTTGGTCTTCGTATGCAGAAAACGCCTGCAGCAGAGATTGAACCGCGAGTCATGGAAGCGTTACGTATGGTGCGTCTTGAAAAAATGGCTCAGCGTAAACCGCATCAGCTTTCAGGTGGCCAGCAACAGCGTATTGCTATCGCTCGTGCGGTAGTGAACAAGCCAAAAGTATTGCTGCTTGATGAATCGCTTTCTGCACTGGATTACAAATTGCGTAAGCAAATGCAGATTGAGCTGAAACAATTGCAGCGCCAACTAGGTATCACCTTTATCTTTGTGACGCACGATCAGGAAGAAGCGCTATCAATGTCAGACCGTATCATCGTAATGCGTGACGGTGTCATTGAGCAAGATGGTTCTCCGCGTGAAATTTACGAAGAGCCTAAAAACCTGTTTGTTGCGCGCTTTATCGGCGAGATCAACGTATTCAATGCAACCATGTTGGAGCGCATCGATGAAAAACGCATTCGCGCTGACATTGAAGGTGTTGTGTCGGTGGTTTATTACGACGACGAAGCACAAGCTGGCGATAAACTCCAAGTTCTACTCCGCCCTGAAGACTTACGTATCGAAGAGATCAAAGAGTCGGAAGAAAAAGGCATTGTTGGTCACGTGACGGAACGTACCTATAAAGGTATGACGCTAGATTCTGTTATCGAACTCGATTCAGGCATGCGTGTAATGGTAAGCGAATTCTTTAACGAAGATGATCCTGATGTGGACCACTCACTCGGCCAGAAAGTCGCTATTACTTGGGTTGAGAGCTGGGAGGTTGTCCTCAATGATAACCAAGAAGATTAA
- a CDS encoding FixH family protein: protein MVKPWYKQFWPWFLIILPLIVIGWTIVTVVIFSNNSVSLVAEDYYKKGKGINIDISKMNVARDLNLNAHISSNSNTVVIHFDKGELAHYPALTATFTHRTLPDRDFSKLITADASGNYRLTPDEDILGPWFIELQPHDKQWMIQGKVEFPAADTVLMK, encoded by the coding sequence ATGGTAAAGCCTTGGTATAAACAATTTTGGCCGTGGTTCCTGATTATCCTTCCTCTTATTGTTATTGGCTGGACAATCGTGACAGTGGTTATCTTCTCAAATAACTCTGTTTCTTTAGTTGCCGAGGATTACTATAAAAAAGGTAAAGGGATTAACATCGACATCAGTAAAATGAATGTCGCTCGTGACCTGAATCTTAATGCTCATATTTCGTCTAATAGCAACACGGTTGTTATTCACTTTGATAAAGGCGAGTTGGCGCACTACCCAGCTTTAACCGCCACGTTTACTCATCGCACACTTCCTGATCGCGACTTTTCGAAGTTAATTACTGCGGACGCTTCTGGTAATTACCGATTAACACCAGACGAAGATATCCTTGGTCCTTGGTTCATTGAGCTACAACCACACGACAAGCAATGGATGATTCAAGGTAAAGTTGAGTTTCCTGCCGCTGACACTGTTTTGATGAAGTAA
- the ccoP gene encoding cytochrome-c oxidase, cbb3-type subunit III: protein MTTFWSLWIIVITIGTLVGCAILLTWCAKDKMGVEEGADMGHEYDGIRELNNPLPKWWTYLFVSTFVFSAVYLALFPGLGSFKGFLNWESSAQEVRSLEESKQAIAAAQENKQLNQYAKELDDADAYFGEAFRKLAHNENGLRPIPEIANDPEALKVGQRLFLQNCSQCHGSDARGQQGFPNLTDNAWLYGGEPQAIVTTIMHGRVGQMPAWKDALGEEGVQEVVSYALSLSGRKVNAREAAAGKARFVVCAACHGTDGKGNPAVGAPDLTDQDWLFGDSRAAVTETVMNGRSGVMPAWKDILGEDKIQLVASYVWSLSNSESK from the coding sequence ATGACTACATTCTGGAGTCTCTGGATTATCGTGATTACTATCGGTACGCTAGTAGGCTGTGCAATCCTCCTGACTTGGTGCGCCAAAGATAAAATGGGCGTCGAGGAAGGGGCTGACATGGGCCACGAGTACGATGGTATTCGCGAGCTAAACAACCCGCTGCCTAAGTGGTGGACTTACCTTTTTGTGAGTACTTTCGTGTTTTCTGCGGTGTATCTTGCTCTGTTCCCAGGTTTAGGAAGCTTTAAAGGCTTTTTGAATTGGGAGAGCTCGGCTCAAGAAGTACGTTCACTTGAGGAATCAAAACAAGCCATCGCTGCGGCACAAGAGAACAAACAACTTAACCAATACGCTAAAGAGCTTGATGATGCGGATGCTTACTTTGGTGAAGCTTTCCGTAAGCTAGCACACAACGAAAACGGCTTACGCCCTATTCCGGAAATTGCTAACGATCCTGAAGCGCTTAAAGTTGGTCAACGTTTGTTCTTGCAAAACTGTTCACAATGTCACGGCTCAGATGCACGTGGTCAGCAAGGTTTCCCTAACCTGACTGATAACGCATGGCTGTATGGCGGTGAACCGCAAGCAATCGTAACAACCATCATGCATGGTCGTGTTGGTCAAATGCCAGCATGGAAAGATGCGCTTGGTGAAGAAGGCGTTCAAGAAGTGGTTAGCTACGCGCTTAGCCTTTCTGGTCGTAAAGTGAATGCTCGTGAAGCAGCAGCAGGTAAAGCACGCTTTGTTGTATGTGCGGCGTGTCACGGTACAGATGGTAAAGGTAACCCAGCAGTGGGTGCGCCTGACCTGACTGACCAAGACTGGTTGTTTGGTGATTCACGTGCAGCAGTTACTGAAACTGTTATGAATGGCCGTTCTGGTGTCATGCCTGCCTGGAAAGATATTCTAGGTGAAGACAAGATCCAGTTGGTTGCATCATATGTCTGGAGCTTAAGCAACTCCGAGAGTAAATAA
- the uspE gene encoding universal stress protein UspE — MSIYSKILVVANINSDDQPALARAVQLAQKSVSRSRITFFLSIYDFSYDMTSMLSVDERDAMRRGVIHQREQWMRKIAQPYLDDSFDFDVCVVWHNRPYEAIIGEVFAGSHDLLIKGTRKHDVLESVIFTPTDWHLLRKCPIPVLLIKNADWPEHANILASVHIGSENETHIDLNDSMVERLKEMSGRLNAEPFLVNAYPVTPANITIELPEFDPTTYTDAVRGHHLTAMKALRQKHGLNEEQTIVEQGLPEDVIPAAAERLNAAMVILGTTGRTGLSAVFIGNTAEHVIDKINCDVLALKPKGYISPLDPNEAT, encoded by the coding sequence ATGAGTATATACAGTAAGATTCTAGTTGTTGCTAACATCAATAGTGATGATCAGCCGGCACTCGCAAGAGCAGTTCAATTAGCTCAAAAAAGCGTATCAAGAAGCCGAATTACTTTCTTTTTATCCATCTATGATTTTTCCTATGACATGACTTCAATGTTATCGGTGGATGAACGAGATGCGATGCGCCGTGGCGTTATCCATCAGCGTGAGCAGTGGATGCGTAAAATTGCTCAGCCATATTTAGACGACAGCTTTGACTTTGACGTGTGTGTGGTTTGGCACAATCGCCCTTACGAAGCCATCATAGGTGAAGTGTTTGCAGGCAGTCACGATCTGTTGATCAAGGGCACTCGAAAACATGATGTCTTAGAGTCTGTGATTTTCACACCTACAGACTGGCATTTGCTGCGTAAGTGCCCTATCCCGGTACTGCTTATCAAAAATGCGGACTGGCCGGAGCACGCTAACATTCTGGCTTCTGTTCACATTGGCTCTGAAAACGAAACGCACATTGACTTAAATGACTCGATGGTTGAACGTTTGAAAGAGATGTCCGGCCGTTTGAATGCCGAACCGTTCCTTGTTAACGCGTATCCGGTTACGCCAGCGAATATCACCATCGAGCTACCTGAATTTGACCCAACAACGTACACAGATGCTGTTCGTGGCCATCACCTAACCGCGATGAAAGCCCTTCGACAAAAACATGGGCTGAATGAAGAGCAAACCATCGTTGAGCAAGGATTGCCTGAAGATGTTATCCCTGCGGCTGCGGAACGTTTAAATGCGGCGATGGTTATTTTGGGTACGACTGGCCGTACAGGGCTTTCAGCCGTCTTTATTGGTAATACGGCTGAGCATGTGATTGATAAGATCAACTGTGATGTTCTCGCATTGAAACCAAAAGGTTACATCAGCCCACTGGATCCAAATGAGGCGACTTAA